The window GTGGAACGACGCCGTGCCGACGAACAGCAACACGATCGCGGTCGCGATCGTCCAGGTAATCTCGAGTTGTCGGTTCTCACGGGTCGGTCGCGGCTCCTCGCCGCCGTTCCGGTCGCTACGGAACCGCCAGACCGTGTAGAGGAGGATGACCTCGACGAGGACCGCGATCGGCACCGCGAGATAGAGCAGTTGCCGGTTGAGCCGCCGGATGAGCTGATTCGTCACCGACCCCGATCCCGAACCGGCGACGGCGACGATCGGGACCGCCGCGAGCGTGAAGCCGAACAGCACGGCCGCGACGGCGGCCCGGTGTGTCCGTCTCATCCACGGGGTGGCCTACATCAACTCCCGGCATAAGCGTTTGTCCGGGAACAGCCAGTCCCGTTCGGCGGCGCCCGTACCGCCTGCGCTACCGGCGATCCGGGGTACGGTTTATTCCGCTCGCAGACGAACGCTGGCGTATGCTCGAGTGGCTCTCTCGAGAAACGGTCGTCGACATCTCGATCAACGCGGTCCCGGTGCTCATCCTCGCCTACTTCGCGGTACTCTTCGAGGTGGCGTCGCCCTGGGAGTTCGATCCGCTGGCGGTAGTCCTCACCCACACGTTGACGCTGTTCCCGCTGCTCGTCCTCGTGTGTGCCACGTACCTCGTCGCCAGAGTGATCGAACGGGACGCGACCCGGTCGTCGGGGTGACCGAGCGCGGGTCGACGTCGGATCGACGGGTTGCACACGGCGCGCCCGTTGCCGACGACGATTTCCGGTCGGGAGTTTAAGCGGTCGGCGCTCGTATACGTAACCGATGGCGCACCCGTTCCCGTCCGTATACACGCCCCAGGGAGCGTTCGCGTACATGATGGCCGTCCTCCTGCTCGCGCTGGTGGCTGGACTCGTCTACCTCGCAGCGTTTACCGGCGCGAGCGTC of the Halobiforma lacisalsi AJ5 genome contains:
- a CDS encoding DUF6684 family protein, with translation MLEWLSRETVVDISINAVPVLILAYFAVLFEVASPWEFDPLAVVLTHTLTLFPLLVLVCATYLVARVIERDATRSSG